From Daphnia pulicaria isolate SC F1-1A chromosome 4, SC_F0-13Bv2, whole genome shotgun sequence, one genomic window encodes:
- the LOC124337613 gene encoding tafazzin-like isoform X2 has protein sequence MKDIVPWPFPQSLNGFLWRLSSRFIISAVGFIGKFILNVMNSTRVVNRHILVDTLDSRPCHVPVITVANHTSCFDDPGLWSILPIRHVFNVDIIRWSLTAHNICFTNNMHSQFFARGKCVPVVRGGGVYQRAMDYCIQKLNDGQWVHVFPEGRVNMDNSFIRFKWGVGRLIAESKVMPIVVPFWHCGMDQVLPNEYPYRFQWGKQVLVNFGQPIDLKEVMQQAKDLNADDTMLRKMITDKIQDEMMILKDQTERMYSKLKKTS, from the exons ATGAAAGACATAGTTCCTTGGCCATTCCCGCAGTCGCTG AATGGATTTCTATGGCGGCTATCGAGTCGTTTCATCATATCAGCCGTGGGCTTTATTGGCAAATTTATACTCA ATGTGATGAATTCAACCCGAGTGGTGAACAGACACATATTAGTCGACACCCTCGACAGTCGCCCATGTCATGTTCCTGTGATTACTGTAGCAAACCACACATCATGTTTTGATGACCCTGGACTTTGGA gTATTCTCCCTATTAGACATGTGTTTAATGTTGACATCATACGATGGTCTCTCACTGCTCATAATATCTGCTTCACAAACAATATGCATTCTCAGTTCTTTGCCAGAGGGAAATGTGTTCCTGTCGTCAGAGGTGGAGGAGTTTATCAACGTGCCATGGATTACTGCATTCAAAAGTTAAATGATGGACAGTGGGTCCATGTTTTCCCTGAAGGAAGAGTAAACATGGACAATAGTTTCATACGTTTCAAGTGGGGAGTGGGCCGACTCATTGCCGAGTCTAAAGTCATGCCTATAGTAGTACCGTTCTGGCATTGCGGAATGGATCAGGTCTTGCCCAACGAATACCCTTATCGTTTCCAATGGGGAAAGCAGGTGTTGGTCAACTTCGGACAGCCAATCGACTTGAAGGAGGTTATGCAACAAGCCAAAGATTTGAACGCCGACGATACAATGCTTCGCAAGATGATCACGGACAAAATTCAAGATGAAATGATGATTCTCAAGGACCAAACGGAGAGAATGtattcaaaactaaaaaaaacgagctga
- the LOC124337613 gene encoding tafazzin-like isoform X1, whose amino-acid sequence MKDIVPWPFPQSLNGFLWRLSSRFIISAVGFIGKFILSNSTPYVMNSTRVVNRHILVDTLDSRPCHVPVITVANHTSCFDDPGLWSILPIRHVFNVDIIRWSLTAHNICFTNNMHSQFFARGKCVPVVRGGGVYQRAMDYCIQKLNDGQWVHVFPEGRVNMDNSFIRFKWGVGRLIAESKVMPIVVPFWHCGMDQVLPNEYPYRFQWGKQVLVNFGQPIDLKEVMQQAKDLNADDTMLRKMITDKIQDEMMILKDQTERMYSKLKKTS is encoded by the exons ATGAAAGACATAGTTCCTTGGCCATTCCCGCAGTCGCTG AATGGATTTCTATGGCGGCTATCGAGTCGTTTCATCATATCAGCCGTGGGCTTTATTGGCAAATTTATACTCAGTAACAGCACTCCAT ATGTGATGAATTCAACCCGAGTGGTGAACAGACACATATTAGTCGACACCCTCGACAGTCGCCCATGTCATGTTCCTGTGATTACTGTAGCAAACCACACATCATGTTTTGATGACCCTGGACTTTGGA gTATTCTCCCTATTAGACATGTGTTTAATGTTGACATCATACGATGGTCTCTCACTGCTCATAATATCTGCTTCACAAACAATATGCATTCTCAGTTCTTTGCCAGAGGGAAATGTGTTCCTGTCGTCAGAGGTGGAGGAGTTTATCAACGTGCCATGGATTACTGCATTCAAAAGTTAAATGATGGACAGTGGGTCCATGTTTTCCCTGAAGGAAGAGTAAACATGGACAATAGTTTCATACGTTTCAAGTGGGGAGTGGGCCGACTCATTGCCGAGTCTAAAGTCATGCCTATAGTAGTACCGTTCTGGCATTGCGGAATGGATCAGGTCTTGCCCAACGAATACCCTTATCGTTTCCAATGGGGAAAGCAGGTGTTGGTCAACTTCGGACAGCCAATCGACTTGAAGGAGGTTATGCAACAAGCCAAAGATTTGAACGCCGACGATACAATGCTTCGCAAGATGATCACGGACAAAATTCAAGATGAAATGATGATTCTCAAGGACCAAACGGAGAGAATGtattcaaaactaaaaaaaacgagctga
- the LOC124337611 gene encoding 60S ribosomal protein L22-like, which produces MAPKAKPPAKEEKKAAPAAAAAAAPKPEAKKKPADKPAAAAGPAPKAAKTTPAAAPKAAAAAPKAAAAPKAAAAPKAAAAPKAAAAPKAGAKAPAAGAKGGSSKTPAAAPKIATKAGAAKPAAKGAAAAPKAGAKGKAPAAAAAKGAAKKPAAKAATKATTKAATKAPAKTGSKAAAKTTTAKTATKGAAKTGLKKGVAAGKVVKAKSAATKALSTQRKVIKGLHGTRTRKIRTSVAFRRPKTFRPPRNPKYPRQSAPKRSKMDAYNIIKHPLTTESAMKKIEDNNTLVFIVHPRCNKHQIRSSVKKLYDIDVAKVNTLNRPDGQKKAYVRLAPDYDALDVANKIGII; this is translated from the exons ATGGCCCCGAAAGCAAAGCCACCCG caaaggaagagaagaaggctgccccagctgctgctgctgctgcggcacCTAAACCAGAGGCCAAGAAGAAGCCAGCAGATAaaccagcagctgctgctggacctgCACCTAAAGCAGCCAAGACTACTCCTGCTGCTGCCCCTAaagctgccgctgctgctcccaaagctgctgctgcccccaaagctgctgctgcccccaAAGCCGCAGCTGCTCcgaaggctgctgctgctcccaaGGCTGGAGCTAAGGCCCCTGCTGCTGGTGCCAAAGGAGGTAGCTCCAagactcctgctgctgctcccaaGATTGCCACCAAGGCTGGTGCTGCTAAGCCCGCTGCCaagggtgctgctgctgcacctaAAGCTGGAGCTAAGGGTAAAgccccggctgctgctgctgctaaagGAGCTGCAAAGAAACCAGCTGCCAAAGCTGCAACTAAAGCAACCACCAAAGCTGCAACCAAGGCACCAGCCAAGACTGGATCAAAGGCTGCCGCCAAGACCACCACAGCAAAGACTGCAACCAAAGGAGCTGCTAAGACTGGTTTGAAGAAGGGTGTTGCTGCCGGAAAAGTTGTTAAGGCCAAGTCCGCTGCTACCAAAGCTTTGTCAACTCAGAGAAAG GTCATCAAGGGACTTCATGGCACCCGAACGAGGAAGATCCGTACTTCCGTTGCATTCAGACGGCCCAAGACCTTCCGTCCTCCTCGTAATCCCAAATACCCCAGGCAGTCCGCACCCAAGAGGAGCAA GATGGATGCTTACAACATCATCAAGCACCCACTTACCACTGAGTCTGCGATGAAGAAGATCGAAGATAACAACACATTGGTCTTTATCGTTCACCCTCGTTGTAACAAACACCAGATTCGCTCATCTGTCAAGAAACTGTATGATATCGATGTGGCCAAAGTCAACACACTTAACCGCCCCGATGGTCAGAAGAAAGCTTACGTTCGATTGGCGCCAGACTATGATGCTTTGGATGTTGCCAACAAGATCGGAATCATTTAA
- the LOC124337612 gene encoding uncharacterized protein LOC124337612: MGSQKILNCISNKTFHILNCAFLIIVLILQSLVLNTYIISYTWNWDLASYFWFLGDLFMAGLFVAMSIRAYSYLTEQKLLKKKKEEKHSLSTVPSPVGKSVLGVLPLCYLAWICYATCLVTKVAFIFKSEIINTLKPQDIFGPQLLKFTISSSTIVFILLVAAHHDSEKDSQRALAIKSMCTNTAFELLDSVAFLSILIIKESHLAVTYDFENFVLVFACINFFLPTIALYQYSLSDFGQLEKPLDLNGVYHLSHMSLVNVPYLAVRVYLWSGYGSDISLFVMKNVIGILWHLKDIVPDFILLHKQCRAMRGGIVRHRKVVDECKDDAVELEQI, from the exons ATGGGCAGTCAAAAAATATTGAACTGCATTTCGAACAAGACCTTCCATATCCTGAACTGTGCCTTTCTAATTATAGTGCTTATCCTCCAATCTCTTGTTCTGAATACCTACATAATTTCCTACACATGGAACTGGGATCTGGCTAGTTACTTTTGGTTTCTTGGCGATCTTTTCATGGCTGGTCTGTTTGTTGCCATGTCAATCAGGGCATATTCTTACCTGACTGAACAGAAGCtactgaaaaagaagaaggaagaaaagcaCAGTCTTTCTACA GTACCAAGTCCAGTAGGAAAGAGTGTTCTTGGAGTTCTCCCTTTGTGTTATTTGGCATGGATTTGTTATGCCACATGCCTAGTCACCAAAGTAGCTTTCATATTCAAATCTGAAATCATCAACACACTCAAACCTCAAGATATATTTGGCCCACAATTGTTGAAGTTTACCATTTCCTCATCAACTATTGTGTTTATATTGTTAGTTGCTGCTCATCATGATTCAGAAAAAGATTCTCAGCGTGCCCTTGCCATCAAGTCCATGTGCACAAACACGGCGTTCGAGCTGCTGGATTCGGTTGCTTTTCTTAGCATCCTCATTATTAAAGAGTCTCATCTCGCTGTTACTTACGACTTTGAAAACTTTGTTCTTGTTTTTGCGTGTATCAATTTCTTCCTGCCAACTATTGCCCTCTATCAATATTCGTTGAGCGATTTCGGTCAACTAGAAAAACCTCTTGATCTAAACGGTGTTTATCACCTGAGTCATATGTCATTGGTTAACGTCCCCTACTTAGCCGTTCGAGTCTATTTGTGGTCAGGCTATGGATCTGATATCTCTCTTTTCGTCATGAAAAATGTGATCGGTATTTTGTGGCATTTAAAAGACATTGTTCctgattttattcttttgcacAAACAGTGCAGAGCGATGCGCGGCGGAATTGTTCGCCATCGCAAAGTTGTTGACGAATGTAAAGACGATGCTGTCGAACTCGAACAAatctaa
- the LOC124337605 gene encoding protein maelstrom homolog isoform X2, which translates to MPPKKKTQKANGFMMFMIEMRPRLESDGHKFPGGLMDVHPVCTPLWNNLTTEQKAVYNQRAKGGPMIKEEKLDTRGVPLAWKEREEQKKIIEKSQVFQKIEDLVAYLHGQGTLVNHYFHLAHFNIAVSTDEGEYPPCEMAIVKFSLADGIASCIHEFVNPGQLRLGYAYEAGLHSEKTHKIPATGFNFFNNNYVAITNSIKRMLKQQDGGYAPLFFVDEDRVKATYILEWLIEKSCELDNGYEKMNPFKTYSLNKLFYELRRYADLDDPRLRFTSTSQVSEYFGNGVFQFSPNMACEWHEDQDNVTYCSLTKVKNYAYTIADMCCEHYDLSLLPNRHVPASIADEHRYVVMPKADKVQDAQTPVMKEDDEDEEEAIESVPRLPNTFSKVVMKSVGPRVAANFGKPQSVLPGAGRGILAGASPMKLISEPITPGPPSQESAPSTPAGRGRGRGFLLSDD; encoded by the exons ATGCCACCTAAAAAGAAGACACAAAAGGCCAATGGTTTTATGATGTTCATGATTGAAATGAGACCAAGACTTGAATCTGATGGGCACAAATTTCCTGGGGGTTTGATGGATGTTCATCCTGTTTGTACTCCATTATGGAAT AATCTGACCACAGAACAAAAAGCGGTTTATAATCAAAGGGCTAAAGGTGGCCCCAtgataaaagaagagaaattagACACCCGTGGGGTACCATTAGCATGGAAGGAAAGAGAGGAACAgaagaaaattattgaaaaaagccAAGTTTTCCAGAAAATTGAGGATTTGGTTGCATACTTACATGGCCAAGGAA CTCTTGTGAATCACTATTTCCATTTGGCTCACTTCAACATTGCTGTTTCTACTGACGAAGGAGAATACCCACCTTGTGAGATGGCCATAGTCAAGTTTTCGTTAGCAGATGGAATTGCCAGCTGTATACATGAATTTGTGAATCCTG GACAACTGCGACTTGGTTATGCCTATGAAGCTGGTCTTCACTCAGAAAAAACTCACAAAATTCCTGCTActggttttaattttttcaataataattatgTTGCCATCACCAACAGCATCAAAAGAATGCTAAAACAGCAG GATGGTGGCTATGCCCCATTATTTTTCGTCGATGAAGATAGAGTAAAGGCGACTTATATTCTAGAGTGGTTAATAGAAAAGAGCTGTGAGTTGGATAACGGATACGAGAAAATGAATCCATTCAAGACTTACAGCTTGAACAAACTCTTTTACGAGTTGCGTCGCTATGCCGATTTGGACGACCCGCGGCTGAGATTCACTAGTACATCTCAAGTGTCTGAATATTTTGGTAACGGAGTGTTTCAGTTCAGCCCAAATATGGCTTGCgag TGGCATGAAGATCAGGATAATGTGACTTATTGTTCATTGACAAAAGTGAAAAACTACGCCTACACTATTGCTGACATGTGTTGCGAGCATTATGACTTGTCTTTGCTGCCTAATCGCCACGTTCCTGCTAGCATTGCTGACGAACATCGCTACGTGGTTATGCCTAAAGCTGACAAGGTTCAGGATGCACAG ACACCCGTTATGAAAGAAGATGACgaggacgaagaagaagctatTGAATCTGTTCCACGCTTGCCAAACACTTTCT CGAAAGTTGTCATGAAATCCGTCGGACCGCGCGTAGCAGCCAATTTTGGTAAACCCCAAAGTGTCCTACCTGGAGCTGGGCGTGGAATTTTAGCAGGAGCATCACCGATGAAATTAATTTCGGAACCCATAACTCCAGGACCACCTTCGCAAGAAAGTGCACCATCAACTCCCGCTGGAAGAGGCCGTGGCCGCGGATTTCTCTTAAGTGACGATTAA
- the LOC124337605 gene encoding protein maelstrom homolog isoform X1, giving the protein MPPKKKTQKANGFMMFMIEMRPRLESDGHKFPGGLMDVHPVCTPLWNNLTTEQKAVYNQRAKGGPMIKEEKLDTRGVPLAWKEREEQKKIIEKSQVFQKIEDLVAYLHGQGTLVNHYFHLAHFNIAVSTDEGEYPPCEMAIVKFSLADGIASCIHEFVNPGQLRLGYAYEAGLHSEKTHKIPATGFNFFNNNYVAITNSIKRMLKQQDGGYAPLFFVDEDRVKATYILEWLIEKSCELDNGYEKMNPFKTYSLNKLFYELRRYADLDDPRLRFTSTSQVSEYFGNGVFQFSPNMACEWHEDQDNVTYCSLTKVKNYAYTIADMCCEHYDLSLLPNRHVPASIADEHRYVVMPKADKVQDAQQTPVMKEDDEDEEEAIESVPRLPNTFSKVVMKSVGPRVAANFGKPQSVLPGAGRGILAGASPMKLISEPITPGPPSQESAPSTPAGRGRGRGFLLSDD; this is encoded by the exons ATGCCACCTAAAAAGAAGACACAAAAGGCCAATGGTTTTATGATGTTCATGATTGAAATGAGACCAAGACTTGAATCTGATGGGCACAAATTTCCTGGGGGTTTGATGGATGTTCATCCTGTTTGTACTCCATTATGGAAT AATCTGACCACAGAACAAAAAGCGGTTTATAATCAAAGGGCTAAAGGTGGCCCCAtgataaaagaagagaaattagACACCCGTGGGGTACCATTAGCATGGAAGGAAAGAGAGGAACAgaagaaaattattgaaaaaagccAAGTTTTCCAGAAAATTGAGGATTTGGTTGCATACTTACATGGCCAAGGAA CTCTTGTGAATCACTATTTCCATTTGGCTCACTTCAACATTGCTGTTTCTACTGACGAAGGAGAATACCCACCTTGTGAGATGGCCATAGTCAAGTTTTCGTTAGCAGATGGAATTGCCAGCTGTATACATGAATTTGTGAATCCTG GACAACTGCGACTTGGTTATGCCTATGAAGCTGGTCTTCACTCAGAAAAAACTCACAAAATTCCTGCTActggttttaattttttcaataataattatgTTGCCATCACCAACAGCATCAAAAGAATGCTAAAACAGCAG GATGGTGGCTATGCCCCATTATTTTTCGTCGATGAAGATAGAGTAAAGGCGACTTATATTCTAGAGTGGTTAATAGAAAAGAGCTGTGAGTTGGATAACGGATACGAGAAAATGAATCCATTCAAGACTTACAGCTTGAACAAACTCTTTTACGAGTTGCGTCGCTATGCCGATTTGGACGACCCGCGGCTGAGATTCACTAGTACATCTCAAGTGTCTGAATATTTTGGTAACGGAGTGTTTCAGTTCAGCCCAAATATGGCTTGCgag TGGCATGAAGATCAGGATAATGTGACTTATTGTTCATTGACAAAAGTGAAAAACTACGCCTACACTATTGCTGACATGTGTTGCGAGCATTATGACTTGTCTTTGCTGCCTAATCGCCACGTTCCTGCTAGCATTGCTGACGAACATCGCTACGTGGTTATGCCTAAAGCTGACAAGGTTCAGGATGCACAG CAGACACCCGTTATGAAAGAAGATGACgaggacgaagaagaagctatTGAATCTGTTCCACGCTTGCCAAACACTTTCT CGAAAGTTGTCATGAAATCCGTCGGACCGCGCGTAGCAGCCAATTTTGGTAAACCCCAAAGTGTCCTACCTGGAGCTGGGCGTGGAATTTTAGCAGGAGCATCACCGATGAAATTAATTTCGGAACCCATAACTCCAGGACCACCTTCGCAAGAAAGTGCACCATCAACTCCCGCTGGAAGAGGCCGTGGCCGCGGATTTCTCTTAAGTGACGATTAA
- the LOC124337596 gene encoding signal recognition particle receptor subunit alpha homolog, which yields MLDFFSIFSKGGIVLWCFQGTSQIFTSSVNALIKAVILQERTGQLSYDHDNVTLKYKLDNEFELVYVVAYQKILQLSYVDKFLNDIHLEFRDAYKNELQLQQFGRKFEINEMFNSILKSAEDWGRLQAAAPKMMKSFEESQKSKKTVASMIERKGDDKENKKVKKVEIKVPEVKPEIIQNVELSEEDIIQQKRREFAEKMAAGKNKSKPPTEKLKSPKATSKKSKESRVWPLGGAPKDMETLDYTKDKDIGESPLPQQAVYLPDPKSVGTLQGEVRDMDFESESEEEEQQEEGTTDYVPKQVTQQKKQTGIFSLFKNLVGSKTITEEVMTPVLDKMRDHLIAKNVASEIAGKLCDSVAAKLNGKVLGTFESLANTVKASLTESLVQILSPRRRVDILRDVFESQRQNRPYVMSFCGVNGVGKSTNLAKICFWLIENNFRVLIAACDTFRAGAVEQLRTHMRHLNSIHPPEKHGGRQMVQLYEKGYGKDAAGIALEAINYARDGGIDVVMIDTAGRMQDNEPLMRALAKLIKVNEPDLVLFVGEALVGNEAVDQLVKFNQALADYSNSENPHTIDGIVLTKFDTIDDKVGAAISMTYITGQPIVFIGTGQTYADLKTLNVKAVVSILMK from the exons atgttggattttttttcaatttttagcaAAGGAGGCATAGTGTTATGGTGCTTTCAAGGAACATCCCAGATATTTACTTCTTCGGTTAATGCGCTAATTAAAGCGGTTATTCTACAG GAACGTACAGGCCAGCTGTCATATGATCACGATAATGTTACCCTTAAGTACAAACTGGACAATGAGTTTGAACTTGTCTATGTGGTGGCTTaccaaaaaattttacaactGTCGTATGTTGACAAGTTTTTAAATGACATCCATCTGGAGTTCAGAGACGCCTACAAGAATGAACTACAATTGCAGCAGTTTGGaaggaaatttgaaatcaatgAAATGTTTAACAGTATCCTTAAATCTGCTGAGGATTGGGGAAGGTTGCAAGCAGCTGCTCCCAAGATGATGAAGTCATTTGAAGAATCCCAGAAGTCCAAGAAGACGGTGGCTTCAATGATTGAGAGAAAGGGAGATgacaaggaaaacaaaaaagttaaaaaagttgaaa tCAAAGTACCTGAAGTTAAACCAGAAATTATCCAAAACGTCGAATTATCCGAAGAGGATATTATTCAGCAAAAAAGACGTGAGTTCGCTGAGAAGATGGCGgctgggaaaaacaaaagcaaaccaCCCACTGAAAAACT GAAAAGTCCCAAAGCGACTTCAAAGAAATCCAAAGAGAGTCGAGTTTGGCCATTGGGTGGAGCCCCGAAAGACATGGAAACGCTAGACTATACTAAAGATAAAGATATTGGCGAAAGCCCGTTGCCGCAGCAAGCTGTGTACCTACCAGACCCCAAG TCTGTAGGCACTCTGCAAGGTGAAGTTCGAGATATGGATTTCGAATCGGagtcggaagaagaagaacaacaagaaGAGGGAACAACTGATTATGTACCGAAGCAAGTGACCCAGCAAAAGAAGCagactggaatattttcgctATTTAA GAACTTGGTGGGATCAAAGACCATAACTGAAGAAGTAATGACACCCGTTTTGGATAAGATGCGTGATCACTTAATTGCTAAGAATGTCGCTTCCGAGATTGCCGGTAAATTGTGTGACTCTGTGGCCGCTAAACTCAACGGCAAG GTGCTTGGAACGTTTGAGAGCTTGGCTAACACGGTTAAAGCATCTCTCACGGAATCTTTGGTGCAAATTCTGTCTCCCCGCCGACGAGTTGACATTTTGCGTGACGTCTTTGAATCCCAGCGACAAAATCGGCCATATGTTATGTCTTTCTGTGGTGTCAACGGCGTGGGCAAATCCACCAATCTAGCCAAAATCTGTTTTTGGCttatagaaaataattttcgcgTCTTGATTGCTGCCTGCGATACCTTTCGCGCTGGAGCCGTCGAGCAACTTCGTACTCACATGCGCCATTTGAACTCGATTCATCCACCGGAGAAGCATGGAGGTAGACAAATGGTCCAGCTTTACGAAAAAGGATACG GGAAAGACGCTGCTGGAATCGCCTTAGAAGCAATTAACTATGCTCGAGATGGAGGTATTGATGTTGTGATGATTGATACTGCTGGGCGGATGCAGGACAATGAACCGCTGATGAGAGCCCTAGCCAAA TTGATTAAAGTCAACGAGCCAGATTTGGTACTTTTTGTCGGAGAAGCTCTTGTAGGCAATGAGGCTGTTGATCAACTGGTCAAATTCAACCAAGCATTAGCTGATTACTCTAATTCAGAAAATCCGCATACTATTGATGGCATCGTCCTAACTAAATTTGATACAATCGATGACAAG GTGGGTGCTGCCATATCAATGACGTACATTACCGGACAACCCATCGTCTTTATTGGCACTGGCCAAACGTATGCCGACTTGAAGACTCTAAATGTCAAGGCGGTAGTTAGCATcttaatgaaataa
- the LOC124337838 gene encoding signal recognition particle receptor subunit alpha homolog: MLDFFSIFSKGGIVLWCFQGTSQIFTSSVNALIKAVILQERTGQLSYDHDNVTLKYKLDNEFELVYVVAYQKILQLSYVDKFLNDIHLEFRDAYKNELQLQQFGRKFEINEMFNSILKSAEDWGRLQAAAPKMMKSFEESQKSKKTVASMIERKGDDKENKKVKKVEIKVPEVKPEIIQNVELSEEDIIQQKRREFAEKMAAGKNKSKPPTEKLKSPKATSKKSKESRVWPLGGAPKDMETLDYTKDKDIGESPLPQQAVYLPDPKSVGTLQGEVRDMDFESESEEEEQQEEGTTDYVPKQVTQQKKQTGIFSLFKNLVGSKTITEEVMTPVLDKMRDHLIAKNVASEIAGKLCDSVAAKLNGKVLGTFESLANTVKASLTESLVQILSPRRRVDILRDVFESQRQNRPYVMSFCGVNGVGKSTNLAKICFWLIENNFRVLIAACDTFRAGAVEQLRTHMRHLNSIHPPEKHGGRQMVQLYEKGYGKDAAGIALEAINYARDGGIDVVMIDTAGRMQDNEPLMRALAKLIKVNEPDLVLFVGEALVGNEAVDQLVKFNQALADYSNSENPHTIDGIVLTKFDTIDDKKLSVKAKDVAHKLSMCSFYVRIGKLNEDLKKNRPKKLRRLWNHCSQ; this comes from the exons atgttggattttttttcaatttttagcaAAGGAGGCATAGTGTTATGGTGCTTTCAAGGAACATCCCAGATATTTACTTCTTCGGTTAATGCGCTAATTAAAGCGGTTATTCTACAG GAACGTACAGGCCAGCTGTCATATGATCACGATAATGTTACCCTTAAGTACAAACTGGACAATGAGTTTGAACTTGTCTATGTGGTGGCTTaccaaaaaattttacaactGTCGTATGTTGACAAGTTTTTAAATGACATCCATCTGGAGTTCAGAGACGCCTACAAGAATGAACTACAATTGCAGCAGTTTGGaaggaaatttgaaatcaatgAAATGTTTAACAGTATCCTTAAATCTGCTGAGGATTGGGGAAGGTTGCAAGCAGCTGCTCCCAAGATGATGAAGTCATTTGAAGAATCCCAGAAGTCCAAGAAGACGGTGGCTTCAATGATTGAGAGAAAGGGAGATgacaaggaaaacaaaaaagttaaaaaagttgaaa tCAAAGTACCTGAAGTTAAACCAGAAATTATCCAAAACGTCGAATTATCCGAAGAGGATATTATTCAGCAAAAAAGACGTGAGTTCGCTGAGAAGATGGCGgctgggaaaaacaaaagcaaaccaCCCACTGAAAAACT GAAAAGTCCCAAAGCGACTTCAAAGAAATCCAAAGAGAGTCGAGTTTGGCCATTGGGTGGAGCCCCGAAAGACATGGAAACGCTAGACTATACTAAAGATAAAGATATTGGCGAAAGCCCGTTGCCGCAGCAAGCTGTGTACCTACCAGACCCCAAG TCTGTAGGCACTCTGCAAGGTGAAGTTCGAGATATGGATTTCGAATCGGagtcggaagaagaagaacaacaagaaGAGGGAACAACTGATTATGTACCGAAGCAAGTGACCCAGCAAAAGAAGCagactggaatattttcgctATTTAA GAACTTGGTGGGATCAAAGACCATAACTGAAGAAGTAATGACACCCGTTTTGGATAAGATGCGTGATCACTTAATTGCTAAGAATGTCGCTTCCGAGATTGCCGGTAAATTGTGTGACTCTGTGGCCGCTAAACTCAACGGCAAG GTGCTTGGAACGTTTGAGAGCTTGGCTAACACGGTTAAAGCATCTCTCACGGAATCTTTGGTGCAAATTCTGTCTCCCCGCCGACGAGTTGACATTTTGCGTGACGTCTTTGAATCCCAGCGACAAAATCGGCCATATGTTATGTCTTTCTGTGGTGTCAACGGCGTGGGCAAATCCACCAATCTAGCCAAAATCTGTTTTTGGCttatagaaaataattttcgcgTCTTGATTGCTGCCTGCGATACCTTTCGCGCTGGAGCCGTCGAGCAACTTCGTACTCACATGCGCCATTTGAACTCGATTCATCCACCGGAGAAGCATGGAGGTAGACAAATGGTCCAGCTTTACGAAAAAGGATACG GGAAAGACGCTGCTGGAATCGCCTTAGAAGCAATTAACTATGCTCGAGATGGAGGTATTGATGTTGTGATGATTGATACTGCTGGGCGGATGCAGGACAATGAACCGCTGATGAGAGCCCTAGCCAAA TTGATTAAAGTCAACGAGCCAGATTTGGTACTTTTTGTCGGAGAAGCTCTTGTAGGCAATGAGGCTGTTGATCAACTGGTCAAATTCAACCAAGCATTAGCTGATTACTCTAATTCAGAAAATCCGCATACTATTGATGGCATCGTCCTAACTAAATTTGATACAATCGATGACAAG AAATTAAGCGTTAAAGCCAAGGATGTAGCCCACAAACTTTCCATGTGCTCATTCTACGTAAGAATAGGGAAATTGAacgaagatttaaaaaaaaacagaccaaAAAAGCTCAGGCGATTATGG AATCATTGCAGCCAATAA